The sequence AAGACCGAGGTACCAACAGCTACACCAACAGCGACGCCAGCGGCGCCGAGCCCGACGACGGAAACACGCGTTACCGAAAAGGATATCGCGGGCAACTACTCAGTTACGGGTACGAATGAAGGCGGCGGTGATCAGTACACCGGCGACCTGGGGGTGACGAAGCGCGAGGGCGTTTATCAGTTTACGTGGGTCAGCGGCCCGAATACCTATGACGGGGTTGGGGTTCGTACAGGAGACAAGGTAGCGGTCTCGTTCACCGAAGGGAACAACGGAAAGGGCTGCGGTGTCGTGCTCTTTTCGATAGCCGGAGACGGCTCGCTTGACGGCAAGGTCGGCTACTGGGGCGTTAACGAAGCCGCGAAGGAGACGGCTAAGAGAAGTTCAGGCTCCGACCTCGAGGGAAGCTACGACATCACGGGCTCAAACCCGGACGGCTCGAGCTACACGGGAAAACTTTCGGTAAGCAAGCAAGGCAGCGGATATTCCTTCGCTTGGGATGCGGGAACCGTCTCGAAAGGCTTTGGTGTTCGTGATGGCAACTCGGTGGCCGTCGGCATCGGTGGATCGCAATGCGCTTTCGTAAGCTACAGAATCGGCCCGGAAGGAACGCTTGACGGCCGATGGGGCAGCCCGGGCTCAACCTCGGTCGGTATCGAGATAGCGAAAAAGAAATAGTCTGAACTGCAGGCAGCTCGAGCATGGATCTGTGTAACTTGAGTATCGAACCACGGTCGCATTGTTACGATTTGGAGCGAGGTTCGTGCTAGTACCTCGTGCCCTCATATGTAATTCGCGGGAGTCCGTTTCTAAAGGGGGACAAACCGCCTATTCTCCGAACCGTTTGGTGGTCTCTGAGACGGCGTTTGTGTTTTCCTACAATGGTTCTTCACCTGCCGGCCGGAAATCGCTTACTATGAAGTAAAGGAGTTTACGATGAAAAAGCTGGTTCTTTTGTTGGTCTGTACGGTTCTTATCGGGTGCGATGTGCAAAGCGGCATCTCGAAAAAGAGCGTCGAAAAGTATATGCCGACGCCTACGCCGACCGTGGAACCGACCCCGACCGAAGAACCGATCGACCCGGCTGATGTGGTGAACGTTGATACCGCCCAACAAGGGCCGCTGCTGAGCGTCAACGGCCCGAACGTGACAAAGACCGTCAACTGTGACCGCTATAATCGCGTTATGATCAATAGCGGCGGGAACAAGGTGACCATAAAGGGCGCATGCAATCAGGTGATGGTCAATGGCGATGAGAACGAGATCACGGCCGAGGCGACGATGGAGTTTGTCTTTAACGGCACCGGAAACAATGCGACTTACTCAAAGTTTGCGAACGGTAAACGGCCTCGCGTCACCGATAATTTAGGCGGCAACCTTGCAGAAAAGGCCGACGCCCCAGTTGACAAAAAAGACGGGAAGTAAAATTGGCTACTGCGCTGAAGGCACCGCGGCAAAGCCGCCGTCGAAAAACTGCCGGGCCTTCGACATCGCCGGAGCCATGCCTTTCAAGTGATTTAGCTCGGCATCTTTGATGATCATCCGCCGGAGCCGCTCGGCCGGAACGCCACGACGCCGCATCGCATTGTAGGCGACCTCGGTATTTTGCTGGCTTACGACCGTATCGCCATCGATGGCAATGAGCAGCATCGGAACCCGCGGCGACCAATTATAGACGTCGTTTTCGTTCAGCATTCGGACAAATGCATTACGCCTATCGTTTCGCTGCATCGCTCGCATAAATCCGGGTTGAAGTACGCTGGAAAGCCGGTTCTTTGATCGCATTAAGGCGGTCGTGACCCCGATATTGCGGATAACGCCGTCGTCGGTCGGGCTGAGGTTGTAGTTGACGGCGAGAGCGTTTGCCAAGGTCGGCTTGTAGAAGTCACGCCAGCGAAGCTTCTTCTCTTTCACAAGATAATTCACGGCGTACGAGGTCAGATAAACCCGTAGAATAAAATCGACCTGCTCACCCGTATCCTCAAGCATGAATTTGCGCGTCGTACCTGAAAGGTCATACGGCCCCGCAGCGGGAGCCGAGGCCGTCACGGTATATTCCGGTCCGCTGAAAGCTTGGAGGGCCTGCGTGAGTGCCATTGCGACACCTCCGCCTTCGGAATAGCCCGTGATGAAAAGATCGTTGCCGATGGTGTAGCTTTTTTGGCGGGCCAATTCGCGAGCCGCGGGAATGATATCGACGCCAGAGCGGGCGTTCACCTTGCTGAGTGGATACGGATGGGCGGCCTTCTGATCACCGAGGCCGATGTAATCTGGCAGCACGACCGCATAGCCGCCGGTCGCAAAACCGGTGATAGCCTCGATGGTCTCCGGAGCTTCGCCCTCGCCCTTGAATCGCGAAGGAGAACGGTCGCGGTCAACGGTCGTCCCGTGACAATAAACGACCAGGCCCTTCGGTGCACCGCCGACCGGCCATGCCACGAGGCCCGTTAGCTCCGCAGGTTTTCCATTGGCATCAAGCGAGCGGTAGGTGATCTTGTAAAGCTCGACCGCCGTCGTGGTTTCCGGCACGGCATACTTGCCGTAAACCTTCGCCATCCGCTCATTGAGAGCGGCGGCCGACATCGTGCCGTTTGCCTCATTGCTAACAAGCTGCTGTGCCGCGACGGCGCAAGCGAGAAGCATTGCGAAAAGCAATGCAGTAAGGGAACGTTGCAGGTAACTGTTCATTTTGCCCTACTTGATTTCTTATGGCCGAAGCCTGTAAAGCATTCTCGGGAAAGGGATCGTTTCGCGGACGTGTTCGATGCCGGCCATCCAGGCGACGGTGCGTTCGATTCCCATGCCGAAGCCGGCGTGGGGGACGCTGCCGTAGCGGCGAAGGTCGAGATACCACTCGAAGATGTCCTGCGGCAGGCCGTGATGTTTGAGCTGCTCCTCGAGATAGGGAAGCGAGGTCGCTCGCTCGCCGCCGCCGATGATCTCGCCGTAGCCCTCGGGTGCAAGCAGGTCGATGCCGAGAGCACACTCAGGCCGGTCCTTATCGACCTCGAAGTAAAAGCCCTTGATCGCGGTCGGGAAATGGTGAACGAACACGGGCAGGCCAAACTGCTTAGACAGGTAAGTCTCATCCGGGGCACCGAAGTCACCGCCCCATTCGAAATTGTTCTCCAGCTCGCCCTTGGCGTGGCCTTCCTGAAGCATTTTCACTGCATCGTCGTAGTGCAAGCGGGGAAACGGGCCCTTTATCGCTTCGAGCACGGTCGTATCGCGCTCGAGCGCCGCAAGCTCAAGTTTGCGATCGTTTAGGACGCGGTCGACGATATGCAGGATCAGCCCTTCGCCGAGGTCCAT comes from Acidobacteriota bacterium and encodes:
- a CDS encoding DUF3060 domain-containing protein — protein: MKKLVLLLVCTVLIGCDVQSGISKKSVEKYMPTPTPTVEPTPTEEPIDPADVVNVDTAQQGPLLSVNGPNVTKTVNCDRYNRVMINSGGNKVTIKGACNQVMVNGDENEITAEATMEFVFNGTGNNATYSKFANGKRPRVTDNLGGNLAEKADAPVDKKDGK